In Takifugu flavidus isolate HTHZ2018 chromosome 1, ASM371156v2, whole genome shotgun sequence, the DNA window AATGATAGAAATATGTAAGAAACACTGTTAACATACCCGAGAACGTCTTTATTCCTATTTATAAGGGATAATGGAGGGATTTGATATAATGAATTTATGACAGTAACGTTTAAATTAAATACAGAGGTCTTAATGTGGATCTTGGCCAATATTTTGGCCAATCATATTGAAGGTGATTGTGTCCGATTTAAAGAGGTTGGTCGAAGATAACAGTATATCAGTATTGATGTTTCTTTTCCATTAAATTTATATTAGAAAAGTGTTTTTGGGGGGTTAATATAAGGAAATGCAATGATGGAGAATACATCTTTAACGCCCGTTTtcggatgtttgttttttttacatttattatcatTGATTTACACACAAATCCTGATTCATTCACTACACTCTTCCTCATTCCACAGGATGTTCACCGCCTTCCCAGGGAGCAAGACATACTTCTCTCACCTGGACATCAGCCCCCGGTCCCCCCATATGCTCTCCCATGGCAGAAAGATTGTTCTGGCCATAGCAGAAGGAGCCCAAGACATCAGCCAGCTGGCTGTAAACCTGGCCCCCCTGCAAATACTACACGCCTACCAGCTCCGGATCGACCCCACCAACTTTAAGGtgcctccatcatctccttTAATTTCAAAATTCAGAGAAATCTCACAATGGTGCATATCAGATAAGTCACTTTCATGATTGGTCCGGAATCTTTTGCTTATTAAAACTGAATACTCACCCTTTCATCATGTGATGGGGTTTAATCTAAACTGGCCTGCAGGACTCTAACCAAACTTGATCCTCTCTGCAGTTCCTgacacactgtttactggtggCGCTGGCCTGTCACCTGGGTGACGACTTCACGCCGGAGGCTCATGCAGCCATAGATAAATACCTCTCAGCTTTTGCAGCTGTGCTTGCTGAGAAGTACAGATGATGACCTgcaaatgtttctttcattAAATACGGGAACAATGTACGATATTTATCTGATGCCATGATGCATTTAGGGTCAGTATTTTTCAACAGGTTTCTTGTTGGGTTGCAATAAAATTTTGAAGGTTGTCTTTTaattaacccttgtgtggtgtttgggtctgtgggacccgatttcactttttattaaaagaaataaaaataagttcaaagaaataaaagtcagtagttttgaaaaaccttgcttcacttgtaaatttgtttccagtcatatcttgattttaattgattttctttattatgttttaaataataagttataaatgtgacctaacaaaggaaaagggcaaatattaaccatatatattgtttatactgcttgtaattgggataaggtaaacatctgttcagtattttaacataaaagtgtttgattgtgaggcattaaaagccacaaaatgcaacgggtccatcagacccacaaatgctggctgagtaacaacaatagGAACATTACACAAAGGTTAACTATGACCCTTTTCTGTTGACCACTTGTTTGTCAGTTTTCACCTGTTTTCATACCTCTTAATATCTCATACATACAGTATTTTAAATTTAACTTGTGTCTTTGCTGCTGTCCTGTTCTGTACCTTTGACAATAATTATTTGCTTGATGTGGTTTAGATATTTGTTCTCTAACTACacaattgtgtttttctgtacAGTATGAAGCTAGCAAGGTTTCTCTGTGAGTAAATACTGCAAATAAACTCGATCCTCACTATAGTTGTCGGTCACTTTGGGTTTTTTCGCGCTACGGCATTGACATGAAGATGAATTTGACTGTGAACAGTATACTCTTTAAGCCACGTTGTGGGTGCTGGGATTCTGATCGTCTGGTTTAGCATTAAAAAATGGTGTTATTGAGTGTTTTATGTAAGATAAAACGGTCAAATAAAGCAAGAGGAACAATAACCGCGCCCTGCCTGTGCGCATTTACGCACAAAACGTTTCAACACTGAAATAATGGTAGACCTTAAAGAAACAAAGTGGACTCAATTATAGCTTATTCTAACAAATTATTGTATCAACTGTGAGTATATAATATATTAAATGAGGCTATGTGGATCCACGTCGGTGAAATGAACGGCAAATGAACTGTGAAATGAACGCTTGTGCACGAATTAAATACACgaatgaataaaaaatataGACCACTGACAAGAAAGCTTTGCTTCACTGCGCCTTTTTATTGATCCTTGTTATTGATCAAGTCATGTGTCATATGTCTCCTTTTATTACTGAGGAGACACATGACACATCTCGACAGACGTATTGGGGGACATCTTAGTGGTACTGTCTTCCCAGAGCAGAGACGACAACGGCCAGGAACTTCTGGAAGGTGGCCTGGATCTCAGGTGTGAACTTGCTTCCCATTTTGGTGGCGATGACGATGGTCAAGCAGTCAGACAGAAGCTGGAATAAGACGAACAGATAGTTAGAGTCTTCCTCGATGACGTGGAAACATTCTAAGTTGGTTTGAGGCGAATTGTTTCCTATTGCAAGTGTCGAGTGTCGTAATTTACTTTGAAGTTATCGGGGTCGACGTGCAGCTTCTCGGAGTGCAGCTCGCTCAGATCCTTGTAGGTTTCCTTGATGTTGTCCATGTTCTTCACAGCCCTGTCCAGACCGTGCAGCACCGTGACTCCGTGCTTTGCGATGTTGGGGTTATTCTTGATGGCCTCTGCATTGTAGAGGTTGCCGAAGCCTGCAAAGTACCTCTGGGTCCAGGGGTAGACGatcagacacctgcaggagaaagAAATATTAGAGAGAACGATGCACTGGAGAAGAGTCGCTTCTTCGTCACGTTTCgtttctttcccccccttttctcctttgGGTTGTTTCCTCTTTCTTACCTGATCAGAGACTTGGAGCCGACATCTTCATAGTCCAGGGTGGAGAAGATGTTGTTGATGATGCTGCGCTCTTGATCAGTCCACTCAACCATGGTGACTCTTGTTTAGTTTGCGTTCAGACTTGCAAGAAAAGACCGAATGTAGTTGCAGTGGGAGCTGAGTCTATTTAATTGTGCCTGAGACACCCCCACCCAAAAGGAGAGGTCAGCCGTGATAGGCTGGAGATGAGGCCTGACAGATAAATGACGGGCTTctccagaaggttctggaaccGTCTCGCGTTTAATAGTAAGATAACATACTTATAATATACAGTATGCAAacaaatagattttaaaattaCTCATTTAAATTGGTTTACGTACATATGTTCACCCGTgtattatattttttaaaggttttgggCACTTTGGTGTAATATTTATATTGTGTAGATATTGTAGTTTTGATCCAAACTAGAGCCACATTCTGGGGCCATCGTGTGCATAACTTCTGTAGTTTTGGCATCTAGTGATTGACCTTTCCgtcaacatttttttctgagtaCAGTGTGGAACGTTACAGTCTATTATTGGGattatttatatatgtgtgtatcaataaaaaaaaaattttaaaaaacagtggGACATGAAATTTAAATATCAGCATTCACACGTTCCGACCTTCACATGTTTCTCTATTTTTAATAAGTGTTTCCAGCTACTGAACCTATGAGAACCACATTTATTGTTACTTGTATATGAGTGCAGTAGTAAATTACAGTTAATatcacaaatacatttaacaaATACTTAAAATGACGAAGAATGGCACAAATTTCTCATTAATACCACCactttgtgcacgtgtgcgtgcgtgcgtgcgtgcgcgtgttgCGGAGCAGTCTTGGGCGTTATCTGCGTGACCACATGTTTTATCAGCGGCCTGCCTCCTCCCCGCCCAGAAACACGCTACCGAATTGCATTACTGATTAAAGAATTTACTAAAGGTGGGTAAAAAAAAGTTCTGTTATAAAGCTGTTATAAACTCCCACCTATTTAAAGCATCCCTGAGAATTGAATTATGAAAAAATTCCTTCTATGAAATATTTGGGTCAGTTGAGATTTAAATTCACATAAATTATAGTTCGTGTATTGGTTAATACCTTATAGAGCACAAATGCATGAACCCGCATTCATGTCATTTTTTAATGGTGCATTTTTTTGTATTGTTAAATTAGTGATTTATTGTCTGAACCTGAGGCAAAGCAACCATTTTATCGATCAGCTGATAGGACTTTCTCTGAGTTCTTAGTGTTGCAGGCAGGTCTAAACTCTGTGACCTGATATGACCTCAAAGGAATGATTCCTCATCGTATCGGTTTACATATTTTCAGCAttggagaaaagaaggaaaatattcTCACACTGACACATTCCCACTGCAGTGAAGAGAGACATTAATGAAaagatggatttttttatttgcatgaTGTGTGTGGAGTGTAACTACAAAGATAAATGCTCAATTAATCAAGTTATTAGAGTCAATCATACTGAGTAGATGTTGAGTGTTTTGAATAATTTTGAATAATTTGAAACTCCAAATTATTTCAAAGAAATTTTCCTCAAATGCTGAAGGGCAAAAACAATTCCAACATTGGAATTGTCAAACCTGGCAATCGTGGTAGCTGGTCAGGGAAATGATAAAGTCTCAGGTCTGGCTTCTCTGATTCCAAAAAACAAACCCGACATAAGCATGACATTTCATATTTTAAATGTAGAGGTGTTCTCCTGATGGGACTTGTGATCAACAAACTGACAGTCGTAAATC includes these proteins:
- the zgc:163057 gene encoding hemoglobin subunit alpha-D-like: MISQKEKRLLAEVWKSLIPAAEDIGSDSLLRMFTAFPGSKTYFSHLDISPRSPHMLSHGRKIVLAIAEGAQDISQLAVNLAPLQILHAYQLRIDPTNFKFLTHCLLVALACHLGDDFTPEAHAAIDKYLSAFAAVLAEKYR
- the LOC130530514 gene encoding hemoglobin subunit beta-1-like; protein product: MVEWTDQERSIINNIFSTLDYEDVGSKSLIRCLIVYPWTQRYFAGFGNLYNAEAIKNNPNIAKHGVTVLHGLDRAVKNMDNIKETYKDLSELHSEKLHVDPDNFKLLSDCLTIVIATKMGSKFTPEIQATFQKFLAVVVSALGRQYH